One window from the genome of Nicotiana sylvestris chromosome 9, ASM39365v2, whole genome shotgun sequence encodes:
- the LOC104214472 gene encoding uncharacterized protein isoform X3, whose protein sequence is MAKKMEFYMLEEYSNNTQLTNSSSLRLKVVILLGESISCQPEQQEKNVKGAEEKCLLERWGCGSIRSFLRIENICWC, encoded by the exons ATGGCGAAGAAAATGGAGTTTTACATGCTGGAAGAGTATTCCAACAATACCCAGTTGACGAATTCATCAAGCTTGAGACTCAAAG TTGTAATACTGCTTGGAGAGAGCATCAGCTGTCAG CCCGAACAGCAAGAGAAGAATGTGAAAGGAGCAGAAGAGAAGTG TTTGTTGGAGCGTTGGGGATGTGGCAGCATACGCTCTTTCCTTAGGATTGAAAATATTTGTTGGTGTTGA
- the LOC104214472 gene encoding uncharacterized protein isoform X1 yields the protein MTASVYHLQLHLDGQQFISFKSTQTINSIVNNPMIRKTMLTEFFVMNRENKDAKKLNLLYKEFSKYFVWSKQYKMWTRRKQGAFIGRIVTCHPIEGERYYLRLLLMNIRGPKSYQHLLTVNGVCCTTFREAAEKRGLLQCDNNLVDCMLEAVRYQIPYSLRRLFATLLVYCNPANPKELWNQFEDSISEDFKILPNLNSKQIRHMALNHINDILHSMGRDINEFTLTPERILASSAAREAQDSHFERNIIVREEDLLLETKLNDDQRKAYDIILDRIFKNKCGAFFIDGPEGTGKTFLYRALLATIRSKGFVALATTTFGVAASILPGG from the coding sequence ATGACTGCATCTGTTTACCATCTTCAGCTACATCTTGATGGACAACAATTTATCTCTTTTAAAAGCACACAGACCATAAATTCAATTGTGAATAACCCCATGATCAGAAAAACCATGTTGACAGAATTCTTTGTGATGAATAGAGAAAATAAGGATGCAAAGAAGTTAAATTTACTCTACAAGgaattttcaaaatattttgtaTGGTCCAAGCAATATAAAATGTGGACACGTCGAAAGCAAGGTGCTTTTATTGGACGTATAGTCACATGCCATCCAATAGAAGGAGAAAGGTACTATCTTAGATTGTTATTAATGAACATTAGAGGACCAAAATCATACCAACATTTGCTAACCGTAAATGGAGTATGTTGCACTACATTTAGAGAAGCAGCAGAAAAACGAGGCTTATTACAATGTGATAATAACTTAGTTGATTGTATGTTAGAAGCTGTAAGATATCAGATACCTTATAGTTTAAGACGTTTATTTGCTACACTTCTTGTATATTGTAATCCTGCTAACCCGAAAGAACTTTGGAATCAATTTGAAGATTCTATATCCGAAGACTTCAAGATTTTGCCAAACTTAAACTCAAAACAGATTCGTCATATGGCCTTAAACCATATTAATGACATTTTGCATTcaatgggtcgtgacataaatgaATTTACACTCACACCAGAAAGAATATTAGCTTCTTCTGCTGCTAGGGAGGCTCAAGattctcattttgaaagaaatataattgTTAGAGAAGAAGATTTGTTACTAGAAACAAAATTGAACGATGATCAGCGAAAAGCATATGATATAATCCTCGATAGAATATTTAAGAATAAGTGTGGAGCTTTTTTTATTGATGGTCCCGAAGGAACTGGTAAAACATTTTTATATCGCGCATTATTGGCTACTATACGATCAAAAGGATTCGTAGCTCTAGCAACAACAACATTTGGTGTCGCAGCTTCAATTCTTCCCGGAGGATGA
- the LOC104214474 gene encoding arabinogalactan protein 23-like, with protein MEMKKIACVTLIVAGSISAAMAQLPPISAPAPAPTSDATAALPALGTLVGATFLSFFAYYMH; from the coding sequence ATGGAGATGAAGAAGATTGCTTGTGTCACCCTAATTGTTGCAGGCTCAATTAGTGCAGCTATGGCTCAATTGCCCCCAATTTCTGCACCTGCCCCTGCACCAACAAGTGATGCCACTGCTGCATTACCTGCTCTGGGAACTTTGGTTGGGGCTACTTTTTTGTCCTTCTTCGCTTATTACATGCACTAA
- the LOC104214472 gene encoding uncharacterized protein isoform X2, whose translation MAKKMEFYMLEEYSNNTQLTNSSSLRLKDSEVVILLGESISCQPEQQEKNVKGAEEKCLLERWGCGSIRSFLRIENICWC comes from the exons ATGGCGAAGAAAATGGAGTTTTACATGCTGGAAGAGTATTCCAACAATACCCAGTTGACGAATTCATCAAGCTTGAGACTCAAAG ATTCTGAAGTTGTAATACTGCTTGGAGAGAGCATCAGCTGTCAG CCCGAACAGCAAGAGAAGAATGTGAAAGGAGCAGAAGAGAAGTG TTTGTTGGAGCGTTGGGGATGTGGCAGCATACGCTCTTTCCTTAGGATTGAAAATATTTGTTGGTGTTGA
- the LOC104248341 gene encoding uncharacterized protein, which translates to MSIPKELYPSQDDLPYEEELLRNPFSLKLWWRYLVARADSPFKKRAVIYERALKALPGSYKLWHAYLRERLELVRNLPVTHSQFQTLNNTFERALVTMHKMPRIWIMYLVSLTEQKLVTRTRRTFDRALCALPVTQHDRIWEPYLVFVSQWGIPIETSLRVYRRYLKYDPSHIEDLLEFLLNSELWQEAAERLAGVLNDDQFYSIKGKTKHRLWLELCDLLTQHATEISGLNVDAIIRGGIKKFTDEVGRLWTSLADYYIRRKLVEKARDIFEEGMTTVVTVRDFSVIFDAYSQFEESMLALKMEEMSDSEVEDEETNSEVGVEEDVDEEDDRLNVAKLEKKLRGFWLNDDKDVDLRLARLEHLMDRRPELANSVLLRQNPHNVEQWHRRVKLFEGNPTKQILTYTEAVRTIDPMKAVGKPHTLWVAFAKLYENHKDIANARVIFDKAVQVNYKTVDHLASVWCEWAEMELRHRNFKGALELMRRATAEPTVEVKRRVAADGNEPVQMKLHKSLRLWLLYVDLEESLGTLESTRAVYERILDLKIATPQIIINYAVLLEDHKYFEDAFKVYERGVKIFKYPHVKDIWVTYLSKFVKRYGKSKLERARELFEHAVEETPADAVKPLYLQYAKLEEDHGLAKRAMRVYDQATKAVPANEKLSMYEIYIARAAEIFGVPRTREIYEQAIESGLPDKDVKVMCLKYAELEKSLGEIDRARALYKHSSQFADPRSDPDFWNKWHEFEVQHGNEDTFREMLRVKRSVSASYSQTHFILPEYLMQKDQMQTLEEAKDVLKKAGVADDEMAALERQLVPPEDETKGKEQSRVVGFVSAGVVESNGQKVTTNNEDIELPEESDSEEEEKVEIAQKDVPAAVFGGLIRKREEGDEAEDDSAAKNKDNDGHLGALERIKRRRQGS; encoded by the exons ATGTCAATCCCCAAAGAGCTCTACCCTAGCCAAGATGACCTTCCGTACGAGGAAGAGCTCCTCCGCAACCCGTTCAGCTTGAAACTGTGGTGGCGTTATTTAGTGGCACGAGCAGATTCGCCATTCAAGAAAAGAGCAGTAATTTACGAACGAGCTCTAAAAGCTCTACCCGGAAGTTACAAATTATGGCACGCGTATCTCCGCGAACGCCTCGAATTAGTTCGGAATCTTCCAGTTACTCACTCGCAGTTCCAAACCCTAAACAACACTTTCGAGAGAGCTCTCGTTACGATGCACAAAATGCCGCGGATTTGGATCATGTACCTGGTAAGTTTAACTGAGCAAAAGCTCGTTACCCGAACCCGACGCACTTTTGATAGAGCATTGTGTGCGTTGCCTGTTACTCAGCATGATAGGATTTGGGAACCTTATTTAGTGTTTGTTAGTCAATGGGGAATTCCTATTGAAACTTCACTTAGGGTTTATAGGAGGTACTTGAAGTATGACCCTTCACATATTGAGGATTTGCTCGAGTTTTTGTTGAATTCCGAGCTGTGGCAGGAGGCGGCCGAGAGGTTAGCTGGTGTATTGAATGATGATCAGTTTTATTCTATTAAAGGGAAGACTAAACATAGGCTCTGGTTGGAGTTGTGTGACTTGTTAACACAGCATGCTACTGAAATTTCGGGTTTGAATGTGGATGCGATTATTCGAGGAGGGATTAAGAAGTTTACGGATGAGGTTGGGAGGCTTTGGACATCATTGGCGGATTATTACATTAGGAGGAAGTTGGTTGAGAAGGCGAGGGATATTTTCGAAGAAGGGATGACCACTGTGGTCACTGTTAGGGATTTTAGTGTTATTTTTGATGCATACTCGCAGTTTGAGGAAAGTATGCTTGCCTTGAAAATGGAGGAGATGAGTGACAGCGAGGTGGAGGATGAAGAGACTAACAGTGAGGTTGGGGTGGAGGAAGATGTGGACGAGGAGGATGATCGGTTGAATGTGGCAAAATTGGAAAAGAAGCTTAGAGGGTTTTGGTTAAATGATGATAAGGATGTTGATTTGAGATTAGCGAGGCTAGAACATCTTATGGATAGGAGGCCGGAACTCGCGAATAGTGTCCTACTAAGGCAAAATCCACATAACGTGGAACAATGGCATAGAAGGGTAAAACTTTTCGAAGGGAATCCGACGAAGCAAATATTAACATACACTGAGGCAGTTAGAACTATTGACCCAATGAAGGCTGTGGGAAAGCCACATACTTTGTGGGTTGCATTTGCAAAACTTTATGAAAACCATAAGGATATTGCAAATGCAAGAGTCATCTTTGATAAGGCAGTTCAGGTGAACTACAAAACTGTGGATCATCTGGCTAGTGTTTGGTGTGAATGGGCAGAGATGGAACTACGGCACAGGAATTTCAAGGGTGCTCTGGAACTGATGAGACGTGCCACTGCTGAACCAACTGTTGAGGTCAAGCGGAGAG TTGCTGCTGATGGAAATGAACCAGTGCAGATGAAGCTACACAAATCTCTAAGGCTTTGGTTATTGTATGTGGATTTGGAGGAGAGTCTAGGAACCCTAGAGTCAACTCGTGCAGTATATGAGAGAATTTTGGATCTGAAAATTGCTACGCCCCAGATTATAATAAACTATGCAGTACTTCTGGAG GATCATAAGTACTTTGAGGATGCATTCAAGGTTTATGAGAGGGGTGTGAAGATCTTCAAGTACCCACATGTAAAGGATATATGGGTTACCTATCTTTCCAAATTTGTGAAGAGATATGGGAAGTCAAAGCTGGAACGAGCTAGAGAGTTATTTGAGCATGCCGTGGAAGAG ACTCCTGCTGATGCTGTGAAGCCATTGTATCTTCAATATGCTAAATTAGAGGAAGACCATGGTCTTGCCAAGCGGGCTATGAGAGTGTATGATCAAGCTACAAAAGCTGTTCCAGCAAATGAGAAATTGAGCATGTACGAGATTTACATAGCCCGGGCAGCTGAGATATTTGGTGTTCCAAGAACAAGGGAGATATATGAACAAGCAATTGAGTCTGGGCTTCCAGACAAGGATGTGAAAGTTATGTGCTTAAAGTATGCTGAACTGGAGAAGAGCCTAGGAGAGATCGACCGTGCCCGTGCACTATACAAACACTCATCACAATTCGCAGACCCTAGATCAGACCCTGATTTCTGGAATAAGTGGCATGAGTTTGAGGTGCAGCATGGAAACGAGGATACCTTCCGCGAGATGCTCCGTGTGAAGAGGAGTGTATCTGCAAGCTACAGCCAG ACACATTTTATCCTACCTGAGTATCTCATGCAAAAGGATCAGATGCAGACCCTTGAGGAAGCAAAGGATGTGTTGAAAAAAGCTGGTGTTGCTGATGATGAGATGGCAGCTCTTGAGAGGCAGTTAGTGCCCCCAGAAGATGAAACAAAGGGCAAAGAACAGAGTCGGGTAGTTGGATTTGTAAGTGCAGGAGTAGTTGAATCAAATGGACAGAAAGTGACAACAAACAATGAGGATATTGAGCTACCTGAGGAAAGTGACTCTGAAGAGGAAGAGAAGGTTGAGATTGCGCAGAAGGATGTCCCTGCTGCAGTTTTTGGAGGTTTAATCCGTAAGAGGGAAGAAGGTGACGAAGCAGAGGACGACTCTGCTGCCAAGAACAAAGATAATGATGGTCATCTTGGTGCTCTAGAAAGAATAAAACGAAGGAGACAAGGCTCTTAG